A single genomic interval of Epinephelus fuscoguttatus linkage group LG22, E.fuscoguttatus.final_Chr_v1 harbors:
- the dram1 gene encoding DNA damage-regulated autophagy modulator protein 1 — protein sequence MFWFQQGLCFLPAFLVIWSSSTFIVSYIIALFRGDVDVIFPYISDTGAKPPESCIFGLMTFISACAGISTIYARYKFVEKLSADTGMVSPHLNKTALVLGLLSCLGMCIVATFQETLVTAVHDVGAILFFVSGVLYIILQSVISFRAYPFGSSICVCRVRVGIAILAVLAFFPTLICAFYVKQTTLHRDKEDEDYPFHVASAVCEWIVAFSFICFFLTYIDDFKLFTLRVKTENVE from the exons ATGTTTTGGTTCCAGCAAGGACTGTGTTTCCTACCAGCGTTTCTGGTCATCTGGTCCTCCAGCACTTTTATTGTTTCCTACATTATTGCGCTTTTCAGAGGGGATGTCGACGTCATCTTTCCATACATAAG TGACACAGGTGCAAAACCTCCAGAGAGCTGCATCTTTGGCCTGATGACATTCATTTCTGCATGTGCAG GAATATCCACCATATATGCCAGGTACAAGTTTGTGGAGAAGCTGAGTGCGGACACAGGGATGGTGAGCCCACATCTCAATAAAACTGCTCTAGTGTTGGGGTTGCTCTCCTGTTTGGGCATGTGTATTGTTGCAACATTCCAG GAAACATTAGTGACGGCCGTTCACGATGTAGGAGCAATACTGTTCTTTGTCTCTGGTGTCTTATACATAATCCTCCAGTCTGTTATATCATTTCGTGCCTATCCATTTGGGTCCTCCATTTGTGTGTGTCGAGTACGTGTGGGTATCGCCATCCTCGCTGTTTTGGCATTTTTCCCCA CTCTCATCTGTGCGTTCTATGTGAAACAAACCACTCTGCACAGAGACAAAGAAGACGAG GACTATCCCTTCCATGTGGCCAGTGCTGTATGCGAGTGGATCGTCGCCTTCAGCTTCATCTGCTTCTTCCTCACATACATCGACGACTTCAAA CTGTTTACGTTGCGAGTGAAAACAGAGAACGTGGAGTAG